In one window of Camelina sativa cultivar DH55 chromosome 15, Cs, whole genome shotgun sequence DNA:
- the LOC109129146 gene encoding uncharacterized protein At3g60930, chloroplastic-like: MSPPKSSSGKPAKPLIPSVFGPYPPSILSATNLAEVRGSTGISSKIELRFPESHESPENPPPGYCCAFEIYFSACGLSLPVPELIVKMMFELGFALPQMCLNFVRTVMCLQTLGEEFNYQLSLADFLQVYTVKTGRTKGTLYVSPLSGLKVFDDLPEKDEKWRKSYFFFPVNELTFGHRTSLFVSKWTSKIGRPAFLVRSSSSSSSRASAAKGKARISNKDPSESSVPEASGISAPPTASPEPGTESTRAQAAPKKTSAEASSDSSKKRKEPETASSSREKGRARTGPSGNERSRSSSKDRGPSLVGRSKEAPPPKDSGGILLKEQRPFARGKKFSAISPCIPSRSNEELRSTRSRIPAFADMTEVNRANFFRFADKIGELMIEFNSSVASYEEQLFASSSSSEVHLLQERIADLEAQVKEYARLEAENADTVAKAERIRARMKKVEVEVLNLGVANEDLCDKLKKAGDLYFKAAEDAKAAKTRLHEIELRNQLLEAGNSCEIERVRREERQAMRRTLRPLVEEVKVTFEEREKLAPLQIPAAEIRANRMLVEEISRGEIQDMEAELGILKADEEEADERVSKVTPRDQDLAAFSDLLADTPDLLCNERPLSVTIDESGNNFGQISNQGIDDYLANTRSEEELAEMGLALSEAASDPPLPTQ; this comes from the exons ATGTCTCCTCCGAAATCCTCATCGGGTAAACCTGCAAAACCCCTGATTCCGAGCGTTTTTGGCCCCTATCCGCCGTCAATTCTCTCAGCGACGAACCTGGCTGAGGTTAGGGGTTCCACCGGGATCTCGTCTAAAATTGAACTCAGATTCCCGGAGTCCCATGAATCCCCGGAGAACCCTCCTCCGGGGTACTGCTGTGCGTTCGAGATCTACTTCTCCGCGTGTGGCCTGTCACTTCCCGTACCCGAACTCATCGTTAAGATGATGTTCGAACTAGGCTTCGCTCTCCCTCAAATGTGCCTGAACTTTGTTCGGACTGTTATGTGCCTACAAACCTTGGGGGAGGAGTTCAATTACCAGCTATCACTGGCGGACTTCCTCCAGGTGTATACCGTGAAGACGGGTCGCACCAAGGGAACGCTCTACGTGAGCCCGCTCTCTGGACTGAAGGTCTTTGATGACCTTCCGGAGAAGGATGAGAAATGGCGGAAGTCCTACTTTTTCTTCCCGGTCAACGAGCTCACTTTCGGCCATCGCACGAGCTTGTTCGTTTCGAAGTGGACCTCGAAAATTGGTAGACCAGCGTTTCTTGTCAGGTCCAGCTCgagt AGTTCTTCTCGAGCTTCTGCAGCCAAGGGCAAAGCTCGTATTTCTAACAAGGATCCCTCTGAATCCTCCGTTCCCGAGGCGAGCGGGATTTCTGCGCCTCCAACTGCTTCTCCCGAGCCTGGTACAGAATCAACCAGGGCTCAAGCTG CACCAAAGAAGACCTCTGCTGAGGCCTCCTCTGACTcgtcgaagaagaggaaggaaccTGAGACCGCCTCCTCTTCTCGTGAAAAGGGGCGAGCCCGAACTGGCCCATCAGGGAATGAGCGGAGTAGATCTAGCTCGAAAGACAGGGGTCCCTCCTTAGTGGGGAGATCTAAGGAGGCTCCGCCACCTAAAGACTCCGGAGGAATCCTTCTAAAGGAACAACGTCCCTTCGCCCGAGGTAAAAAATTTTCTGcgat TTCCCCCTGCATCCCCAGCCGATCTAATGAGGAGCTACGTTCCACCCGGAGTCGTATTCCGGCATTCGCAGACATGACCGAGGTCAACCGTGCGAACTTCTTTCGCTTCGCGGATAAAATCGGCGAg CTAATGATCGAGTTTAACTCCTCGGTTGCGTCCTATGAGGAACAACTGTTCGCTTCCTCCTCGTCTTCCGAAGTGCACCTCCTTCAAGAAAGGATTGCCGACTTAGAGGCTCAGGTGAAGGAGTATGCCCGACTGGAAGCCGAGAATGCCGACACCGTGGCGAAAGCCGAGCGGATCCGAGCTCGGATGAAGAAGGTTGAGGTAGAGGTGCTCAACCTTGGGGTTGCTAACGAGGACCTTTGCGACAAGCTGAAAAAGGCGGGGGACCTTTACTTCAAGGCGGCGGAAGATGCCAAGGCAGCAAAAACCAGACTGCACGAGATCGAGCTCCGCAATCAATTACTCGAAGCTGGCAACAGCTGCGAGATTGAAAGAGTACGGAGGGAGGAAAGGCAGGCAATGAGGCGAACTCTCCGCCCCTTAGTTGAGGAGGTGAAGGTCACCTTCGAAGAGAGGGAAAAGCTAGCCCCGCTCCAGATCCCAGCTGCCGAGATCCGGGCTAACCGGATGCTAGTAGAGGAGATCTCCAGGGGCGAGATCCAAGACATGGAGGCCGAGCTCGGAATCCTGAAAGCTGACGAGGAGGAAGCCGATGAAAGGGTTTCAAAGGTAACTCCCCGTGATCAAGACCTCGCTGCATTCTCAGATCTTTTGGCGGACACTCCCGATCTCTTGTGTAACGAGCGCCCGCTTAGTGTCACAATCGACGAGTCTGGTAATAACTTCGGGCAAATCTCGAATCAGGGGATAGACGACTATCTAGCAAACACCAGGTCGGAAGAGGAGCTCGCAGAGATGGGTTTGGCTCTCTCCGAAGCGGCGTCAGATCCCCCTCTCCCTACTCAGtag